Proteins from one Arthrobacter sp. DNA4 genomic window:
- a CDS encoding leucyl aminopeptidase: MVKNTEVNLSTVSRDLKKSPSDAVVIGVGQGADGPVLLDNPLTAKSAEALADSLKALGVTGAADQLVRLPGLPETGAGILVLAGVGKVPAAGTLTGESLRRAAGSAVRQLAGLATVTLAFPTASLQDVAAVAEGAALGAYSFTEFRSSNDGLKDPVRNAVVFTELAASADLDAALKRAGLVAKAVNHTRSLVNMPPSHLYPESFAEAAKELAKGLPVKVTVWDEKRLEKEGFGGIMGVGKGSTRQPRLVKVEYAPAKATAKIALVGKGITFDTGGISLKPALNMGDMKSDMAGAAVVLNTVLALAGLGLPVKATAWLCIAENMPGGGASRPADVLTMFGGKTVEVLNTDAEGRLVMADGIVAASREYPDAIIDVATLTGAQLIALGNRTAGVMGSDSVTGALKSAADRAGELVWPMPLPEELRPTLDSQVADLANIGERHGGMMTAAVFLREFVGKDKAGEQIPWAHIDIAGPSFNNGSPYGYTHKQGTGCTVRTLVAYVEDILAAA, encoded by the coding sequence GTGGTCAAGAATACTGAAGTCAACCTTAGTACCGTCTCGCGGGACCTTAAGAAGAGCCCCAGCGACGCAGTGGTCATCGGGGTGGGGCAGGGAGCTGACGGCCCGGTCCTGCTGGACAACCCGTTGACGGCGAAGTCCGCGGAGGCACTCGCGGACTCGCTCAAGGCACTTGGGGTGACCGGTGCTGCCGACCAGCTGGTCCGCCTGCCGGGCCTGCCCGAAACCGGGGCAGGCATCCTGGTCCTCGCCGGCGTCGGCAAGGTTCCCGCCGCGGGGACGCTCACGGGTGAGTCGCTTCGCCGGGCAGCGGGGTCCGCAGTCCGGCAGCTGGCCGGACTGGCCACGGTTACCCTGGCATTCCCCACCGCCAGCCTGCAGGACGTCGCGGCGGTTGCGGAGGGTGCCGCACTGGGCGCCTATTCCTTCACGGAGTTCCGTTCCTCGAATGACGGGCTGAAGGATCCTGTCCGCAATGCCGTGGTCTTCACCGAACTGGCGGCCAGCGCGGACCTCGACGCGGCCCTTAAGCGTGCCGGGCTGGTGGCCAAGGCCGTTAACCACACCCGTTCACTCGTCAACATGCCGCCCAGCCACCTCTACCCCGAATCTTTCGCAGAGGCCGCCAAGGAACTCGCCAAGGGCCTGCCCGTCAAGGTGACGGTCTGGGATGAGAAGCGCCTTGAAAAGGAAGGCTTTGGCGGCATCATGGGCGTGGGCAAGGGCTCCACCCGCCAGCCCCGCTTGGTCAAGGTCGAGTACGCCCCTGCGAAGGCCACCGCCAAGATCGCCCTCGTCGGCAAGGGCATCACGTTCGACACTGGCGGGATCTCCCTCAAGCCTGCCCTGAACATGGGTGACATGAAGAGCGACATGGCGGGCGCCGCCGTCGTCCTCAACACTGTCCTGGCCCTCGCCGGACTGGGGCTGCCGGTGAAGGCGACGGCCTGGCTCTGCATCGCGGAAAACATGCCCGGCGGTGGCGCCTCACGCCCCGCGGACGTGCTGACCATGTTCGGCGGCAAGACGGTTGAGGTCCTCAACACCGATGCGGAAGGCCGGCTGGTCATGGCGGACGGCATCGTCGCTGCCAGCCGCGAATACCCGGACGCCATCATCGACGTCGCCACCCTCACCGGCGCGCAGCTGATCGCACTAGGGAACCGCACCGCAGGAGTCATGGGGTCGGACAGCGTCACGGGCGCACTCAAGTCAGCGGCTGACCGTGCCGGTGAACTGGTGTGGCCCATGCCCCTGCCGGAAGAACTGCGCCCTACCCTCGATTCCCAGGTGGCAGACCTGGCCAACATCGGCGAACGGCACGGCGGCATGATGACCGCAGCCGTGTTCCTGCGCGAATTTGTGGGTAAGGACAAGGCAGGCGAACAGATCCCCTGGGCGCACATCGACATCGCAGGACCGTCCTTTAATAACGGCAGCCCGTACGGCTACACGCACAAGCAGGGCACCGGATGCACCGTCCGTACCCTCGTGGCCTACGTGGAGGACATCCTGGCCGCCGCCTGA
- the lpdA gene encoding dihydrolipoyl dehydrogenase, producing MADQATAQEFDILVLGGGSGGYAAALRAVQLGLTVGLVEKGKLGGTCLHNGCIPTKALLHSAELADHARDSAKYGVNVTLDGIDINAVNAYKDGIIAGKYKGLQGLIKSKGITVIEGEGNLQGTDTVVVNGTAYKGKNIVLATGSYSRTLPGLEIGGKVITSDQALTMDYIPKSAIILGGGVIGVEFASVWKSFGVDVTIVEGLPSLVPNEDATIVKNFERAFKKRGIKFSTGIFFQGVEQNDDGVKVTLVDGKTFEADLLLVAVGRGPVTANLGYEEAGVTIDRGFVITNERLHTGVGNIYAVGDIVPGVQLAHRGYQQGIFVAEEIAGLKPVVVEDINIPKVTYSEPEIATVGYTEKAAKEKFGDDQVQTQEYNLVSNGKSSILGTSGLVKLVRQKDGPVVGVHMIGARMGEQVGEAQLIVNWEAYPEDVAQLLHAHPTQNEALGEAHLALVSKPLHG from the coding sequence GTGGCCGATCAGGCAACTGCGCAAGAATTCGACATCCTGGTACTCGGTGGCGGCAGCGGCGGATACGCTGCGGCGCTGCGTGCGGTACAGCTCGGCCTCACCGTCGGCCTCGTGGAGAAGGGCAAGCTGGGCGGCACCTGCCTCCACAACGGCTGCATCCCCACCAAGGCCCTGCTGCACTCCGCAGAGCTGGCCGACCACGCCCGTGACTCCGCCAAGTACGGCGTGAACGTCACCCTCGACGGCATCGACATCAACGCCGTCAACGCGTACAAGGACGGCATCATCGCCGGCAAGTACAAGGGCCTGCAGGGTCTCATCAAGTCCAAGGGCATCACCGTCATCGAGGGTGAAGGCAACCTCCAGGGCACCGACACCGTCGTGGTGAACGGCACCGCCTACAAGGGCAAGAACATCGTCCTGGCCACCGGCTCCTACTCGCGCACCCTTCCGGGCCTGGAAATCGGCGGCAAGGTCATCACCTCCGACCAGGCCCTGACCATGGACTACATCCCCAAGAGCGCCATTATCCTGGGCGGCGGCGTCATCGGCGTCGAGTTCGCCTCGGTCTGGAAGTCGTTCGGCGTGGACGTCACCATCGTCGAAGGCCTGCCCTCCCTCGTTCCCAACGAGGACGCCACCATCGTCAAGAACTTCGAGCGCGCCTTCAAGAAGCGCGGCATCAAGTTCTCCACCGGCATCTTCTTCCAGGGCGTGGAGCAGAACGACGACGGCGTCAAGGTCACCCTGGTGGACGGCAAGACGTTCGAAGCAGACCTGCTGCTCGTCGCCGTCGGCCGCGGCCCCGTCACCGCCAACCTGGGCTACGAGGAAGCCGGCGTCACCATCGACCGCGGCTTCGTCATCACCAACGAGCGCCTCCACACCGGCGTCGGCAACATCTACGCCGTCGGCGACATCGTCCCCGGCGTGCAGCTGGCCCACCGCGGCTACCAGCAGGGCATCTTCGTGGCCGAGGAAATCGCCGGCCTGAAGCCTGTAGTGGTCGAGGACATCAACATCCCCAAGGTCACCTACTCCGAACCCGAAATCGCCACCGTTGGCTACACCGAGAAGGCTGCCAAGGAAAAGTTCGGCGACGACCAGGTCCAGACCCAGGAATACAACCTGGTAAGCAACGGCAAGAGCTCCATCCTGGGCACCTCCGGCCTGGTCAAGCTGGTCCGCCAGAAGGACGGCCCCGTGGTGGGCGTCCACATGATCGGCGCCCGCATGGGCGAGCAGGTGGGCGAGGCCCAGCTGATCGTGAACTGGGAAGCATACCCCGAGGATGTGGCGCAGTTGCTGCACGCCCACCCCACCCAGAACGAAGCCCTCGGCGAAGCGCACCTGGCGCTGGTAAGCAAGCCGCTGCACGGCTAG
- a CDS encoding BlaI/MecI/CopY family transcriptional regulator: MASLGELERAVMDLLWAGQEAATANTLRDQLARTSAAQGGPGHEGKELAVTTVLTVLSRLEKKGLVERERGTRPHRYQAVSSRADHTAELMHEVLGSAPDREAVLARFIGSVSEGEAETLRKLLGHL; the protein is encoded by the coding sequence ATGGCTAGTCTTGGTGAACTGGAACGGGCAGTGATGGACCTGCTCTGGGCGGGCCAGGAAGCGGCTACGGCCAATACCCTGCGGGACCAGCTGGCGCGCACGTCGGCTGCACAGGGCGGTCCGGGCCACGAAGGCAAGGAACTGGCCGTCACAACGGTGCTTACCGTACTTTCCCGCCTGGAGAAGAAAGGGCTGGTTGAGCGCGAACGCGGAACCCGCCCGCACCGGTACCAGGCAGTGTCCAGCCGTGCAGACCACACCGCCGAACTCATGCATGAGGTCCTTGGGTCAGCCCCGGACCGCGAGGCCGTCCTGGCCCGCTTCATCGGGTCAGTCTCCGAAGGTGAAGCCGAGACACTGCGCAAACTGCTGGGTCACCTCTAA
- a CDS encoding nitrate/nitrite transporter has product MTAPRAWLIWTIGIFGYLVAVAQRTSFGVVGLEATERFHASASAISFFTVLQLLVYAGLQIPVGLLVDRFGSRAMIAGGAVLMGLGQLQLAFAESIPGGVLGRVLVGAGDAMTFISVIRLIPLWFAPSRVPLVTQLTGMSGQLGQLFSVLPFALVLHLSGWTPAFLMLAGMSALAVVLVVLLLQDAPPGTERPHARQGLRATGASLARAWRQPGTRLGMWSHFTIQFSGTVFAMTWGYPFLISGQGLDAGTVAALMALYVAAAMAVGPFIGRFVSRHPLRRSTMVLLIAGGTAAAWAAVLLLPGRAPLWLLAGLVVVLAIGGPGSMIGFDFARTFNPAHRIGTATGIVNVGGFIAALVSIFLIGLVLDVLYASGFSQGVLYGLDPFRLALSVQFLLLAFGAAAILASRRKVRRQMADQGIVVPPLRSALARQRRESLARRRQTTPTDD; this is encoded by the coding sequence GTGACTGCACCCCGCGCCTGGCTTATCTGGACCATTGGAATTTTCGGGTACCTGGTGGCCGTGGCGCAGCGGACCTCATTCGGCGTGGTGGGACTCGAGGCAACGGAGCGGTTCCACGCCAGCGCTTCCGCCATTTCCTTCTTTACCGTCCTGCAGCTGCTGGTCTACGCAGGTCTCCAGATCCCCGTGGGCCTGCTGGTGGACAGGTTCGGATCGCGGGCCATGATCGCCGGCGGCGCGGTCCTGATGGGACTCGGGCAGCTGCAGCTGGCCTTTGCCGAAAGCATCCCCGGGGGCGTCCTGGGCCGCGTCCTGGTGGGGGCCGGCGATGCCATGACCTTCATTTCGGTGATCCGGCTCATTCCGCTGTGGTTCGCTCCCTCCCGGGTTCCCCTGGTCACTCAGCTGACCGGCATGTCCGGGCAGTTGGGCCAACTGTTCAGTGTCCTGCCCTTCGCGCTGGTCCTGCATCTCTCCGGCTGGACCCCCGCGTTCCTGATGCTGGCGGGGATGTCCGCCCTCGCCGTCGTACTGGTCGTCCTGCTGCTGCAGGACGCTCCGCCGGGCACCGAACGGCCGCACGCGCGGCAGGGCCTCCGGGCCACGGGAGCGTCGCTGGCCCGGGCGTGGCGCCAGCCCGGTACCCGCCTGGGCATGTGGAGCCACTTCACCATCCAGTTTTCCGGCACCGTGTTTGCCATGACCTGGGGCTATCCCTTCCTGATCTCCGGCCAGGGCCTGGACGCCGGAACCGTCGCCGCCCTGATGGCGCTCTACGTCGCTGCCGCCATGGCGGTGGGCCCGTTCATTGGGCGTTTTGTTTCGCGGCACCCGCTGCGGCGTTCCACCATGGTCCTGCTGATCGCCGGCGGTACCGCCGCAGCCTGGGCCGCGGTGCTGCTGCTGCCCGGCCGCGCTCCGCTGTGGCTGCTGGCCGGCCTGGTGGTGGTGCTGGCAATCGGCGGCCCGGGATCGATGATCGGCTTCGACTTCGCCCGGACCTTCAACCCGGCGCACCGGATCGGCACAGCCACCGGGATCGTCAACGTTGGCGGCTTCATCGCGGCCCTGGTGTCCATCTTCCTGATCGGCCTGGTGCTCGACGTCCTCTACGCCTCGGGCTTCTCGCAGGGGGTGCTGTATGGGCTGGATCCCTTCCGGCTGGCCCTGAGCGTCCAGTTCCTGCTCCTGGCCTTCGGTGCGGCCGCCATTCTGGCCTCCCGGCGGAAGGTACGGCGGCAGATGGCCGACCAGGGGATCGTGGTGCCGCCACTGCGCAGCGCCCTGGCCCGGCAGCGCCGGGAAAGTTTGGCGCGCCGCCGCCAGACAACGCCTACGGACGACTGA
- a CDS encoding DUF4192 family protein, whose translation MTASERLTVRGPEDILGFIPHSLGYWPVSSLVAMTLHGTRLGATLRLDLPGRDIQAAPAGFARAVRRYLEADRDADGSLLAVFTSDAGMVPPSSYDHLISAVQSALAQGGMPVREAWFVGDRYWRDASCADPSCCPLPGRPVQQIRDSMLNAEMVYRGSSVGPAPRTGRGPATAVPAMHLAAVLEAQAGWEEELGGRYGCRAQFNAVLDFWELLLDRSQAGPWVPDVERDAFLRATLLCPTWRDAVLVMAAAGRSVAEAGAEQFGVLDDVSADGGAASVVPLPLLPPVNFPGLRPRGKGMREESGGTPDPAAGPRRLRLVRGARGFSRSTPAGYGEVLMGLAPDVPDWEGLDALDRVLGQLAVLGGRPAVAALTLQGWVSWCRGRGSYSAAYLGQALDLEPGYRLAELLLDLVGRGALCGWAARKDAAWQKFREESPGEKAGGKEPL comes from the coding sequence ATGACAGCTTCAGAACGATTAACAGTCCGCGGTCCCGAAGACATCCTTGGCTTCATCCCGCACTCCCTGGGGTACTGGCCCGTCTCCAGCCTGGTGGCCATGACGCTGCACGGCACCAGGCTCGGCGCCACGTTGCGGCTCGACCTTCCCGGACGGGACATCCAGGCAGCCCCGGCCGGTTTCGCCCGCGCCGTCCGCCGCTACCTCGAGGCAGACCGGGACGCTGACGGCTCGTTGCTGGCCGTTTTCACCAGCGACGCCGGGATGGTTCCGCCGTCCTCCTACGACCACCTGATCTCGGCGGTGCAGTCAGCCCTTGCCCAAGGTGGAATGCCCGTGCGCGAGGCCTGGTTTGTGGGAGACCGATACTGGCGCGACGCGTCGTGCGCCGATCCTTCGTGCTGCCCGCTTCCGGGACGGCCCGTACAGCAGATCAGGGACAGCATGCTGAACGCTGAGATGGTGTACCGGGGCAGCAGCGTTGGCCCGGCTCCCCGGACAGGCCGCGGCCCGGCGACGGCGGTCCCCGCCATGCATCTGGCCGCCGTCCTTGAGGCCCAGGCCGGCTGGGAGGAGGAGCTTGGCGGCAGGTACGGATGCAGGGCGCAGTTCAATGCCGTGCTCGACTTCTGGGAACTGCTGCTGGACCGGTCGCAGGCAGGGCCGTGGGTGCCCGACGTTGAGCGCGACGCTTTCCTCCGTGCCACGCTGCTCTGTCCTACCTGGCGCGATGCTGTGCTGGTGATGGCAGCGGCCGGTCGCAGCGTTGCGGAAGCCGGTGCCGAACAGTTTGGAGTCCTTGACGATGTGAGTGCGGACGGCGGCGCAGCCTCTGTGGTGCCGCTGCCGCTGTTGCCTCCGGTGAACTTCCCGGGCCTCCGGCCACGGGGGAAAGGCATGCGGGAGGAATCCGGCGGCACGCCGGACCCGGCTGCCGGGCCCCGGCGGTTGCGCCTGGTGCGTGGCGCCCGGGGCTTTTCCCGCTCCACTCCTGCCGGTTATGGCGAGGTCCTGATGGGCCTGGCGCCGGACGTTCCCGACTGGGAGGGCCTGGATGCGCTGGACCGGGTCCTTGGGCAATTGGCTGTGCTGGGCGGCCGCCCGGCAGTTGCCGCGCTGACCCTTCAGGGCTGGGTTTCATGGTGCCGGGGCCGCGGATCCTATTCGGCTGCCTATCTGGGCCAGGCCCTTGACCTTGAACCGGGCTATCGGCTCGCTGAACTGTTGCTGGACCTCGTGGGCAGGGGAGCACTGTGCGGCTGGGCTGCGCGGAAGGATGCCGCCTGGCAGAAGTTCCGGGAGGAAAGCCCGGGGGAGAAGGCGGGCGGTAAGGAACCTTTGTGA
- a CDS encoding type IIA DNA topoisomerase subunit B gives MAPSSEYTARHLSVLEGLEAVRKRPGMYIGSTDSRGLMHCLWEIIDNSVDEALAGFGHDIRIILHADNSVEIHDDGRGIPIDKEPKTGLTGVEVVFTKLHAGGKFGGGSYTASGGLHGVGASVVNALSSRLDVEVDRGGKTYRMSFRRGEPGRFKDTGSRLDPAAPFTPFVNDSVLDVVGKAKRGVTGTRIRYWADRQIFTPDAKFSYEDLAARARQTSFLVPGLKLTVRDERKVPGTPGEAGPHEEVFHHDGGISEFVEFLAADPAVTDVWRLHGAGKFKETVPVLDERGHSQLAEVERDCEVDVALRWGIGYDSTVRSFVNIIATPKGGTHQSGFEQALIKTFRKAVEANARKLKAGNDKIEKDDIFAGLTAVLTVRLAEPQFEGQTKEILGTSAVRAIVAKVVEREISAKLSSSNRNDKAQSALLLEKIVNEMKSRISARVHKETQRRKNALETSSMPTKLADCRTDDVERSELFIVEGDSALGTAKLARSSDFQALLPIRGKILNVQKASVGDMLSNAECAALIQVVGAGSGRSFDISAARYGKVILMTDADVDGAHIRTLLLTLFFRYMRPMILEGRVFAAVPPLHRVEVINAGQKANEMIYTYSEAELHVLLARLAKEGKRYKEPIQRYKGLGEMDAEQLAETTMDPRHRTLRKVGIENAQQAEEIFDLLMGSDVSPRKDFIIAGASSLDRERIDA, from the coding sequence GTGGCACCCAGCTCTGAGTACACCGCCCGGCACCTCTCCGTCCTGGAAGGCCTTGAAGCCGTCCGCAAGCGCCCGGGCATGTACATCGGTTCGACCGACTCGCGCGGCCTCATGCACTGCCTCTGGGAAATCATCGACAACTCCGTGGACGAGGCCCTGGCCGGATTCGGCCACGACATCCGCATCATCCTCCATGCGGACAACTCAGTGGAAATCCACGACGACGGCCGCGGCATCCCCATCGACAAGGAGCCCAAGACGGGCCTCACCGGCGTCGAAGTGGTGTTCACGAAGCTCCATGCCGGTGGCAAGTTCGGCGGCGGCTCCTACACCGCGTCCGGCGGCCTGCACGGCGTGGGCGCATCCGTGGTCAACGCACTGTCCTCGCGGCTGGACGTCGAGGTGGACCGCGGCGGCAAGACGTACCGCATGTCGTTCCGCCGCGGTGAACCCGGCCGCTTCAAGGACACAGGTTCCCGACTGGACCCGGCAGCACCGTTCACGCCGTTCGTCAACGACTCCGTCCTGGACGTGGTGGGCAAGGCCAAGCGCGGCGTCACCGGGACCAGGATCCGCTACTGGGCGGACCGGCAGATCTTCACCCCGGACGCCAAGTTCTCCTACGAGGACCTCGCTGCCCGTGCACGCCAGACCTCCTTCCTGGTGCCTGGCCTTAAGCTCACCGTGCGGGACGAGCGCAAGGTCCCCGGTACCCCTGGCGAGGCCGGCCCCCACGAAGAGGTCTTCCACCACGACGGCGGCATTTCCGAATTCGTCGAGTTCCTCGCAGCGGACCCGGCCGTCACTGACGTCTGGCGGCTGCACGGGGCAGGAAAGTTCAAGGAAACGGTCCCGGTCCTTGACGAACGGGGCCACAGCCAGCTGGCCGAGGTCGAGCGCGACTGCGAGGTGGACGTGGCGCTCCGCTGGGGGATCGGCTACGACAGCACCGTGCGGAGCTTCGTGAACATCATCGCCACCCCGAAGGGCGGCACGCACCAGTCAGGGTTCGAACAGGCCCTGATCAAGACCTTCCGCAAAGCCGTGGAGGCCAATGCCCGCAAGCTCAAGGCCGGCAACGACAAGATCGAAAAGGACGACATCTTCGCCGGCCTGACCGCAGTGCTGACCGTCCGGCTCGCTGAACCGCAGTTCGAGGGCCAGACCAAGGAAATCCTGGGCACCAGCGCCGTACGCGCCATCGTGGCCAAGGTGGTGGAGCGCGAAATCTCCGCCAAGCTGTCCTCCAGCAACCGGAACGACAAGGCCCAGTCGGCGCTGCTCCTGGAAAAGATCGTCAACGAGATGAAGTCCCGCATCTCGGCCCGCGTGCACAAGGAGACCCAACGGCGCAAGAACGCGCTGGAAACCTCCTCGATGCCCACCAAGCTTGCCGACTGCCGGACGGACGACGTCGAACGTTCCGAACTGTTCATCGTGGAAGGCGACTCCGCGCTGGGCACGGCCAAGCTGGCACGCTCCTCGGACTTCCAGGCCCTGCTGCCCATCCGCGGCAAGATCCTCAACGTCCAAAAGGCATCGGTGGGGGACATGCTCTCCAACGCTGAGTGCGCAGCCCTGATCCAGGTGGTTGGGGCAGGCTCCGGCCGCAGCTTCGACATCAGCGCCGCGCGCTACGGCAAGGTCATCCTCATGACCGACGCCGACGTGGACGGTGCCCACATCCGGACGCTGCTGCTGACCCTTTTCTTCCGGTACATGCGGCCCATGATCCTTGAAGGCAGGGTGTTCGCCGCGGTTCCGCCGCTGCACCGGGTGGAAGTCATCAACGCCGGTCAGAAGGCCAACGAGATGATCTACACCTACTCCGAGGCCGAGCTTCACGTGCTCCTGGCCCGCCTGGCCAAGGAGGGCAAGCGGTACAAGGAACCGATCCAGCGCTACAAGGGCCTGGGGGAGATGGACGCCGAGCAGCTGGCCGAGACCACCATGGATCCGCGGCACCGCACCCTGCGCAAGGTGGGAATCGAAAACGCGCAGCAGGCGGAAGAGATCTTCGACCTGCTGATGGGCTCGGACGTTTCCCCGCGCAAGGACTTCATCATTGCCGGCGCATCCAGCCTGGACCGGGAGCGCATCGACGCCTGA
- a CDS encoding proteasome assembly chaperone family protein translates to MLERISGSLLDPDALYASNIELFHSPELQGLNMVMGFTGFADAGHVVKQINAELLDSLDAQPVAVFDADQLIDYRSRRPHLSFVEDHIQDYQEPRLALYRLVDGLGKPFLLLAGFEPDLQWERFARAVVNIVEKLDVNLVTWIHSIPMPVPHTRPVGVTVHGNRPELIEGISVWKPTVEVPAAVGHILELRLVEAGRNVAGYVIHVPHYLAEAEYPTAAVAGLEYLGAATSLMLPTDRLRESGREVSRQIAEQIEASEEVQQVVSRLETRYDEKADGMVRRSLLANENDELPDADDLGAAVEAYLARENPGQ, encoded by the coding sequence GTGCTTGAACGGATTTCCGGCTCCCTGCTGGACCCCGACGCGCTCTATGCCAGCAACATTGAGCTGTTCCACAGCCCTGAACTCCAGGGACTGAACATGGTCATGGGTTTCACCGGGTTTGCCGACGCCGGCCACGTGGTGAAGCAGATCAACGCCGAACTGCTGGACTCCCTCGACGCGCAGCCCGTTGCGGTCTTCGACGCTGACCAGCTGATCGACTACCGGTCCCGGCGGCCGCACCTGAGCTTCGTCGAAGACCACATCCAGGACTACCAGGAGCCACGGCTGGCCCTCTACCGGCTGGTGGACGGACTGGGGAAACCCTTCCTCCTCCTGGCCGGCTTCGAACCCGACCTGCAGTGGGAACGGTTCGCCCGCGCCGTCGTGAACATTGTGGAGAAGCTCGACGTCAACCTGGTCACCTGGATCCACTCCATTCCCATGCCCGTGCCGCACACCCGCCCTGTAGGCGTAACGGTTCACGGAAACCGGCCCGAGCTCATCGAAGGCATCTCCGTCTGGAAGCCCACCGTTGAAGTTCCTGCCGCTGTGGGCCACATCCTGGAACTCCGCCTTGTCGAGGCGGGACGCAACGTTGCCGGGTACGTCATCCACGTCCCGCACTACCTGGCGGAAGCCGAGTACCCCACCGCCGCCGTCGCCGGACTGGAATACCTGGGTGCCGCGACGTCCCTCATGCTGCCCACCGACCGGCTCCGCGAATCGGGCCGCGAGGTCAGCCGCCAGATCGCCGAACAGATCGAAGCGTCCGAGGAAGTCCAGCAGGTGGTTTCCCGCCTCGAAACCCGGTACGACGAGAAAGCGGACGGCATGGTGCGCCGGTCGCTGCTGGCCAACGAGAACGACGAGCTTCCCGACGCCGACGACCTCGGTGCCGCCGTGGAAGCCTACCTGGCCAGGGAGAACCCGGGGCAGTAG
- a CDS encoding RNA polymerase sigma factor has translation MTPSSTKKDSAAQDVLSPEEKQAATNAKRAATRAANKASAGEAGADGKREPKKRGPKPGAKAAAAAAGKSAGDVDPDEVEEVEEDLDDIVLEGAEAVEDADAEPVKGAAGSGKGFVYSDADDDDAPVQQVMSAGATADPVKDYLKQIGKVALLNAEQEVDLALRIEAGLFAEEKIAADDGSMDPKYKRELEFIIHDGKRAKNHLLEANLRLVVSLAKRYTGRGMLFLDLIQEGNLGLIRAVEKFDYTKGFKFSTYATWWIRQAITRAMADQARTIRIPVHMVEVINKLARVQRQMLQDLGREPTPEELALELDMTPEKVVEVQKYGREPISLHTPLGEDGDSEFGDLIEDSEAVVPADAVSFTLLQEQLHSVLDTLSEREAGVVAMRFGLTDGQPKTLDEIGKVYGVTRERIRQIESKTMSKLRHPSRSQVLRDYLD, from the coding sequence GTGACCCCGTCTTCCACGAAGAAGGATTCCGCCGCCCAGGACGTCTTGTCCCCTGAGGAGAAGCAGGCCGCGACCAACGCCAAGCGGGCAGCCACGCGGGCTGCCAACAAGGCTTCGGCCGGTGAGGCTGGAGCGGACGGCAAGCGCGAGCCCAAGAAGCGTGGGCCCAAGCCCGGCGCCAAGGCTGCAGCAGCGGCCGCTGGAAAGTCCGCCGGTGACGTTGACCCGGACGAGGTCGAAGAAGTCGAGGAAGACCTCGACGACATCGTCCTCGAAGGTGCGGAGGCAGTTGAGGATGCCGACGCTGAACCCGTCAAGGGTGCCGCCGGCAGCGGCAAGGGCTTCGTTTACTCCGACGCCGACGACGATGACGCCCCGGTGCAGCAGGTCATGTCCGCCGGCGCCACCGCTGACCCCGTCAAGGACTACCTGAAGCAGATCGGCAAGGTGGCACTGCTCAACGCGGAGCAGGAAGTGGACCTTGCGCTGCGGATCGAAGCCGGGCTGTTTGCCGAGGAGAAGATCGCCGCTGACGACGGATCCATGGATCCGAAGTACAAGCGGGAACTTGAGTTCATCATCCACGACGGCAAGCGCGCCAAGAACCACCTGCTGGAGGCCAACCTGCGCCTGGTGGTCTCGCTGGCCAAGCGCTACACCGGCCGCGGCATGCTCTTCCTGGACCTGATCCAGGAAGGCAACCTTGGCCTGATCCGCGCCGTTGAGAAGTTCGACTACACCAAGGGCTTCAAGTTCTCCACGTACGCCACGTGGTGGATCCGCCAGGCCATTACCCGCGCCATGGCCGACCAGGCCCGCACCATCCGTATCCCGGTGCACATGGTTGAGGTCATCAACAAGCTGGCACGTGTCCAGCGCCAGATGCTGCAGGACCTGGGCCGCGAACCCACGCCCGAGGAGCTGGCACTGGAACTGGACATGACCCCTGAAAAGGTTGTCGAAGTCCAGAAGTACGGCCGCGAACCGATTTCGCTGCACACCCCCCTCGGTGAGGACGGCGATTCCGAGTTCGGTGACCTGATCGAGGACTCTGAGGCCGTTGTCCCGGCTGACGCCGTGAGCTTCACCCTCCTGCAGGAGCAGCTGCACTCGGTGCTGGATACCCTTTCCGAGCGCGAGGCCGGCGTCGTCGCCATGCGGTTCGGCCTGACGGACGGACAGCCGAAGACTTTAGACGAAATCGGAAAGGTCTACGGCGTCACCCGCGAGCGGATCCGCCAGATCGAATCAAAGACCATGTCCAAGCTCCGCCACCCGTCCAGGTCGCAGGTGCTGCGGGACTACCTGGACTAA